In the genome of Pseudomonas sp. HS6, one region contains:
- a CDS encoding extracellular solute-binding protein translates to MGLHKLSKALLLVLAPLCVQAAEPAKPVVNLYIWGEYLAPDTLKNFEAKTGIQVVADHFDSLETVETKLLTGRSGYDLVLTAGQHLSRAIESGAIQTLNKQQLPHFAGVGDEFRQHMAVFDPGNRYAGIYAWGTTGVGYQEEAVKQRLPEAPRDSWAMLFDPAVVSKFADCGVSLLNDPNEVFAAVMKYMGLDINRQSLDDLKLAEQQLAKIRPYIRYFDNDLNISDLANGNTCVAMSWNGNVAIAAGQAEAAKKPFKLNYRIPKEGTLLWFDAMVIPKDAPHPEAGLALMDYLMTPEVIAPITDTIHYANAITAADGLIDPAIRNDPGTYPPQAVRASLYSKNDNGKAFNRALIRAFSRLKSGL, encoded by the coding sequence ATGGGCCTGCACAAACTGAGTAAAGCGTTATTGCTGGTGCTTGCACCCCTGTGTGTGCAGGCCGCCGAGCCGGCGAAACCGGTGGTCAATCTGTATATCTGGGGCGAGTACCTGGCCCCGGACACCCTGAAGAATTTCGAGGCGAAAACCGGTATTCAGGTGGTCGCCGATCACTTCGATTCGCTGGAAACCGTCGAGACCAAATTACTGACTGGCCGCAGCGGCTACGACCTGGTGCTGACGGCCGGCCAGCACCTGTCGCGGGCCATCGAGAGCGGCGCTATCCAGACGCTGAACAAGCAGCAGCTCCCGCACTTTGCCGGGGTGGGAGACGAATTCCGTCAGCACATGGCGGTATTCGATCCGGGTAATCGCTACGCCGGGATCTACGCCTGGGGCACCACCGGCGTCGGCTATCAGGAGGAGGCCGTGAAGCAGCGCCTGCCGGAGGCGCCACGGGACAGCTGGGCGATGTTGTTCGATCCGGCGGTGGTGTCGAAATTTGCCGATTGCGGGGTGAGCCTGCTCAACGATCCAAACGAAGTATTCGCCGCGGTCATGAAGTACATGGGCCTGGACATCAACCGCCAAAGCCTCGATGACCTGAAACTCGCCGAACAGCAACTGGCGAAGATCCGCCCGTACATCCGCTATTTCGACAATGACCTGAACATCAGCGACCTGGCCAACGGCAACACCTGCGTGGCGATGTCGTGGAACGGCAACGTTGCCATCGCGGCGGGCCAGGCTGAAGCGGCGAAAAAGCCGTTCAAGTTGAATTACCGGATTCCGAAGGAGGGCACGTTGCTCTGGTTCGATGCGATGGTCATTCCCAAGGATGCACCGCATCCCGAGGCCGGATTGGCATTGATGGATTATTTGATGACGCCCGAGGTGATTGCGCCGATTACTGACACCATTCACTACGCCAATGCGATTACGGCGGCGGACGGGTTGATTGATCCGGCGATTCGTAATGATCCGGGGACTTATCCGCCGCAGGCGGTGAGGGCTTCGTTGTATAGCAAGAATGATAATGGGAAGGCGTTCAATCGGGCGTTGATTCGGGCGTTCAGTCGGCTGAAATCCGGTCTGTAG